One genomic segment of Streptomyces sp. NBC_00239 includes these proteins:
- a CDS encoding alanine racemase, producing MALTLYVDTARWRAHQKQVLDQFPGMIPVCKGNGYGFSHERLADEATRLGADVLAVGTTFEASRIKDMFSGDLLVLTPFRRGEEPVPLPDRVIRSVSSVDGVRALVGVRVVIECMSSMKRHGVSEQDLGMLTSAIEDVRLEGFALHLPLDRPDGSDAVEEVIGWMDRLRAARLPLHTMFVSHLRAEELVRLQQQFPQTRFRARIGTRLWLGDHDATEYRGAVLDVTRVAKGDRFGYRQQKAASDGWLVVVAGGTSHGVGLEAPKALHGVMPRAKGVARAGLATVNRNLSPFVWAGKQRWFAEPPHMQVSILFVPSDADEPKVGDELVAHLRHTTTQFDRMVDR from the coding sequence ATGGCGCTCACGCTCTACGTCGACACCGCGCGCTGGCGTGCGCACCAGAAGCAGGTCCTGGACCAGTTCCCGGGGATGATCCCGGTCTGCAAGGGCAACGGCTACGGGTTCAGCCACGAACGGCTGGCCGATGAGGCGACCCGGCTCGGCGCGGACGTCCTGGCCGTGGGCACGACGTTCGAGGCGTCCCGGATCAAGGACATGTTCAGCGGGGACCTGCTGGTCCTCACCCCGTTCCGGCGGGGTGAGGAGCCGGTGCCGCTGCCGGACCGGGTGATCCGCTCCGTCTCGTCCGTCGACGGGGTCCGTGCGCTGGTCGGCGTCCGTGTCGTCATCGAGTGCATGAGCTCGATGAAGCGGCACGGCGTCTCCGAGCAGGATCTGGGGATGCTGACCTCGGCCATCGAGGACGTGCGGCTGGAAGGTTTTGCCCTGCACCTGCCGCTGGACCGGCCGGACGGCTCCGACGCCGTCGAGGAGGTCATCGGCTGGATGGACCGGCTGCGGGCGGCCCGGCTGCCCCTGCACACCATGTTCGTCAGCCACCTGCGGGCCGAGGAGCTGGTGCGGCTGCAGCAGCAGTTCCCGCAGACGCGGTTCCGGGCCCGCATCGGGACCCGGCTGTGGCTGGGCGACCACGACGCCACCGAGTACCGCGGTGCGGTGCTGGACGTCACGCGCGTCGCCAAGGGGGACCGGTTCGGCTACCGGCAGCAGAAGGCCGCTTCGGACGGCTGGCTGGTCGTGGTCGCCGGCGGTACCTCGCACGGTGTGGGCCTGGAGGCGCCCAAGGCGCTGCACGGTGTGATGCCGCGGGCCAAGGGCGTGGCGCGGGCCGGGCTGGCGACGGTCAACCGCAACCTGTCGCCCTTCGTGTGGGCGGGCAAGCAGCGCTGGTTCGCGGAGCCTCCGCACATGCAGGTGTCGATCCTGTTCGTGCCGTCGGACGCGGACGAGCCGAAGGTCGGTGACGAGCTGGTGGCCCACCTGCGGCACACGACCACGCAGTTCGACCGCATGGTCGACCGCTAG
- a CDS encoding lipid II:glycine glycyltransferase FemX gives MSLSLRTISREQHLAYIQSLSSASHCQVPAWADVKNEWRSESLGWFDKSEELVGVALVLYRQLPKVKRYLAYLPEGPVINWYAPNLDEWLKPMLAHLKSQGAFTVKMGPPVVIRRWNSAAIKAGIQDPEVKRLRDVEASHIEPRAFEVSDKLRRMGWQQGEDGGAGFGDVQPRYVFQVPLANRSLDDVLKGFNQLWRRNIKKAEKAGVEVVQGGYEDLPTWQHLYEITAERDKFRPRPLSYFQRQWTALNSEDPNRMRLYIAKHEGEPLAAATMLTVGQHVWYSYGASANHKREVRPSNAMQWRMLRDSYALGASVYDLRGISDTLDENDHLFGLIQFKVGTGGEAVEYVGEWDFPLNKVLHKALDIYMSRR, from the coding sequence ATGAGCCTGTCCCTGAGGACCATCAGCCGAGAGCAGCATCTGGCCTATATCCAGAGCCTGTCCTCGGCGAGCCACTGTCAGGTCCCGGCATGGGCCGACGTCAAGAACGAGTGGCGTTCGGAGAGCCTCGGCTGGTTCGACAAATCCGAAGAACTCGTCGGTGTCGCGCTGGTGTTGTACCGCCAGCTGCCCAAGGTGAAGCGGTACCTCGCGTACCTTCCCGAGGGCCCGGTCATCAACTGGTACGCGCCCAATCTCGACGAGTGGCTGAAGCCGATGCTGGCGCACCTGAAGAGCCAGGGCGCGTTCACCGTGAAGATGGGCCCGCCGGTCGTCATCCGGCGCTGGAACTCGGCCGCCATCAAGGCCGGTATCCAGGATCCGGAGGTCAAGCGCCTGCGTGACGTCGAGGCGTCGCACATCGAGCCGCGCGCTTTCGAGGTCTCCGACAAGCTCCGCCGGATGGGCTGGCAGCAGGGCGAGGACGGCGGCGCCGGATTCGGTGACGTGCAGCCGCGTTACGTGTTCCAGGTGCCGCTGGCCAACCGTTCGCTGGACGACGTCCTCAAGGGCTTCAACCAGCTGTGGCGCCGCAACATCAAGAAGGCCGAGAAGGCCGGCGTCGAGGTGGTCCAGGGCGGTTACGAGGACCTGCCCACCTGGCAGCACCTGTACGAGATCACGGCCGAGCGGGACAAGTTCCGCCCGCGCCCGCTCAGCTACTTCCAGCGCCAGTGGACGGCCCTCAACTCCGAGGACCCCAACCGGATGCGCCTGTACATCGCGAAGCACGAGGGCGAGCCGCTGGCGGCCGCCACGATGCTGACGGTCGGCCAGCACGTCTGGTACTCGTACGGCGCCTCCGCGAACCACAAGCGCGAGGTCCGTCCGTCGAACGCGATGCAGTGGCGGATGCTCCGCGATTCGTACGCGCTGGGCGCAAGCGTGTACGACCTGCGCGGCATCAGTGACACCCTGGACGAGAACGACCACTTGTTCGGCCTGATCCAGTTCAAGGTCGGCACGGGTGGCGAGGCCGTGGAGTACGTCGGAGAGTGGGACTTCCCGCTCAACAAGGTGCTGCACAAGGCGCTCGACATCTACATGTCGCGGCGCTGA
- the rpsF gene encoding 30S ribosomal protein S6, giving the protein MRHYEVMVILDPDLEERAVSPLIENFLSVVREGNGKVEKVDTWGRRRLAYEIKKKPEGIYSVIDLQAEPAVVKELDRQMNLNESVLRTKVLRPETH; this is encoded by the coding sequence ATGCGTCACTACGAAGTGATGGTCATCCTCGACCCCGATCTCGAGGAGCGCGCTGTCTCCCCGCTGATCGAGAACTTCCTCTCCGTCGTCCGTGAGGGCAACGGAAAGGTCGAGAAGGTCGACACCTGGGGCCGTCGTCGTCTCGCTTACGAGATCAAGAAGAAGCCCGAGGGCATCTACTCGGTCATCGACCTGCAGGCCGAGCCTGCGGTCGTCAAGGAGCTTGACCGACAGATGAACCTGAACGAGTCGGTCCTCCGGACCAAGGTCCTCCGTCCCGAGACCCACTGA
- a CDS encoding single-stranded DNA-binding protein, with the protein MAGETVITVVGNLVDDPELRFTPSGAAVAKFRVASTPRTFDRQTNEWKDGESLFLTCSVWRQAAENVAESLQRGMRVLVQGRLRQRSYEDRDGVKRTVYELDVEEVGPSLRNATAKVTKTAGRGGQGGYGGGGGGQQGGGGGSWGGAPSGGGQQGGGAPSDDPWASSAPAGGQPQGGGGGWGGNSGSSGGSGGGYSDEPPF; encoded by the coding sequence ATGGCAGGCGAGACCGTCATCACGGTCGTCGGCAATCTCGTCGACGACCCCGAGCTGCGCTTCACCCCCTCCGGGGCGGCCGTCGCGAAGTTCCGCGTCGCGTCCACCCCGCGCACGTTCGACCGCCAGACCAATGAGTGGAAGGACGGCGAAAGCCTGTTCCTGACCTGCTCGGTATGGCGCCAGGCGGCTGAGAACGTCGCCGAGTCGCTCCAGCGCGGCATGCGCGTCCTCGTCCAGGGCCGGCTTCGCCAGCGCTCTTACGAGGACCGTGACGGAGTCAAGCGCACGGTCTACGAGCTGGACGTCGAGGAAGTCGGCCCCAGCCTGCGCAACGCCACGGCCAAGGTCACCAAGACCGCCGGCCGCGGTGGCCAGGGTGGATACGGCGGCGGTGGCGGCGGCCAGCAGGGTGGCGGCGGCGGCAGCTGGGGCGGAGCCCCCAGCGGTGGCGGCCAGCAGGGCGGCGGAGCTCCCTCCGACGACCCCTGGGCCTCCAGCGCGCCGGCCGGCGGTCAGCCGCAGGGCGGCGGGGGTGGCTGGGGTGGAAACTCCGGCAGCTCCGGCGGCTCCGGCGGCGGCTACTCGGACGAGCCGCCCTTCTAG
- the rpsR gene encoding 30S ribosomal protein S18: protein MAKPPVRKPKKKVCAFCKDKTAYVDYKDTNMLRKFISDRGKIRARRVTGNCTQHQRDVATAVKNSREMALLPYTSTAR from the coding sequence ATGGCGAAGCCGCCTGTGCGCAAGCCTAAGAAGAAGGTCTGCGCATTCTGCAAGGACAAGACCGCGTACGTGGACTACAAGGACACGAACATGCTGCGGAAGTTCATTTCCGACCGTGGCAAGATCCGTGCCCGCCGCGTGACCGGCAACTGCACGCAGCACCAGCGTGACGTCGCCACGGCCGTCAAGAACAGCCGTGAGATGGCGCTGCTGCCCTACACGTCCACCGCGCGATAA
- the rplI gene encoding 50S ribosomal protein L9, whose product MKIILTHEVSGLGTAGDVVDVKDGYARNYLVPRGFAIRWTKGGEKDVAQIRRARKIHEIATIEQANEIKAKLEGLKVRLSTRSGDTGRLFGSVTPADVATAIESSGGPKVDKRRVELSAPIKTLGSYQVSVRLHPEVAANVGVEVVAA is encoded by the coding sequence ATGAAGATCATCCTGACCCACGAGGTCTCTGGCCTCGGCACTGCCGGCGACGTCGTTGACGTCAAGGACGGCTACGCTCGCAACTACCTGGTCCCGCGTGGTTTCGCGATCCGCTGGACCAAGGGTGGCGAGAAGGACGTGGCGCAGATCCGCCGCGCCCGCAAGATCCACGAGATCGCGACCATCGAGCAGGCCAACGAGATCAAGGCCAAGCTCGAGGGCCTGAAGGTCCGCCTGTCCACCCGCTCGGGTGACACCGGTCGTCTCTTCGGCTCCGTGACCCCGGCCGACGTCGCCACGGCGATCGAGTCCTCCGGTGGTCCCAAGGTCGACAAGCGCCGCGTGGAGCTGTCTGCCCCGATCAAGACCCTCGGTTCGTACCAGGTCTCCGTGCGTCTGCACCCTGAGGTCGCCGCGAACGTGGGCGTCGAGGTCGTCGCGGCCTAA
- a CDS encoding MATE family efflux transporter: MTQAPARPRTTLRKHDREIFTLAVPAFGALVAEPLFVMADSAVVGHLGTAQLAGLGIAATLLTTAVSVFVFLAYATTAAVARRVGAGDLKAAIRQGMDGIWLALLLGAAVVVTVQPTAPALVSLLGASDTATPYAVSYLRIASLGIPAMLMVLAATGVLRGLQDTRTPLYVALGGFTANAALNVGLVYGAGLGIAGSAWGTVIAQFAMAAAYLVVVVRGARRHGASLRPDAAGIRACAQAGAPLLIRTLSLRAVLVIATAVAARLGDADIAAHQILLALWSLLAFALDAIAIAGQAIVGRYLGAGDAEGARAVCRRMVQWGIVSGAVLGVLVVITRPLFVPLFTGDPAVQDALLPALLVMAVSQPVCGIVFVLDGVLMGAGDGSYLAWAMLVTLAVFAPVALLVPVVGGGLTALWWAMTLMMLVRMATLQLRAHSGRWLVTGASR, encoded by the coding sequence ATGACACAGGCTCCCGCGAGACCCCGGACCACCCTCCGCAAGCATGACCGCGAGATCTTCACGCTCGCCGTTCCCGCCTTCGGCGCGCTCGTCGCCGAGCCCCTCTTCGTCATGGCCGACAGCGCCGTCGTCGGCCACCTCGGGACGGCCCAGCTGGCCGGACTCGGCATCGCCGCCACCCTGCTCACCACGGCCGTGAGCGTCTTCGTCTTCCTCGCCTACGCCACCACCGCGGCGGTGGCCCGCCGGGTCGGCGCGGGAGACCTCAAGGCCGCCATCCGCCAGGGCATGGACGGCATCTGGCTCGCCCTGCTGCTCGGCGCGGCCGTGGTCGTCACGGTCCAGCCCACCGCCCCCGCCCTGGTCTCCCTACTCGGAGCCTCCGACACCGCCACCCCGTACGCCGTCAGCTACCTACGGATCGCCTCCCTGGGCATTCCGGCGATGCTGATGGTCCTGGCGGCCACCGGCGTACTCCGCGGACTTCAGGACACCCGCACACCGCTCTACGTCGCACTCGGCGGCTTCACCGCCAACGCGGCCCTGAACGTGGGCCTCGTCTACGGGGCCGGTCTGGGCATCGCCGGATCCGCCTGGGGCACGGTCATCGCCCAGTTCGCCATGGCGGCCGCCTACCTCGTCGTCGTGGTCCGCGGGGCCCGCCGCCACGGCGCCTCGCTACGGCCGGACGCCGCCGGGATCCGGGCCTGCGCCCAGGCCGGCGCCCCGCTGCTGATCCGCACCCTGTCCCTGCGCGCCGTGCTGGTGATCGCCACCGCGGTCGCCGCCCGGCTCGGGGACGCGGACATCGCCGCCCACCAGATCCTGCTCGCGCTCTGGAGCCTGCTCGCCTTCGCCCTGGACGCCATCGCGATCGCCGGCCAGGCCATCGTCGGCCGGTACCTGGGCGCCGGTGACGCCGAGGGCGCACGCGCGGTATGCCGCCGCATGGTCCAGTGGGGAATCGTGTCGGGCGCGGTGCTCGGGGTGCTGGTCGTGATCACCCGTCCGCTGTTCGTCCCGCTCTTCACCGGCGATCCGGCAGTCCAGGACGCCCTGCTGCCGGCTCTGCTCGTGATGGCGGTCTCCCAGCCCGTCTGCGGCATCGTGTTCGTCCTGGACGGGGTCCTGATGGGCGCCGGCGACGGTTCGTACCTCGCCTGGGCGATGCTCGTGACGCTGGCCGTCTTCGCTCCGGTCGCCCTGCTCGTGCCGGTCGTCGGAGGCGGGCTCACGGCGCTGTGGTGGGCGATGACCCTGATGATGCTGGTCCGCATGGCGACCCTCCAGCTACGCGCCCACTCGGGCCGCTGGCTGGTCACGGGCGCCAGCCGCTGA
- the dnaB gene encoding replicative DNA helicase — MSISEPMDDPWADAGPGDRLPVSRSRRNDGGGRRGDDQGQSDGHSTWEGGGGGFERVPPQDLDAEQSVLGGMLLSKDAIADVVEVIKGHDFYRPSHETIYQAILDLYAKGEPADPITVGAELTRRGEIAKVGGAAYLHTLVQSVPTAANAEYYAEIVHERAVLRRLVTAGTKITQMGYAADGDVDEIVNSAQAEIYAVTEQRTSEDYLPLGDIMEGALDEIEAIGSRSGQMSGVPTGFTDLDSLTNGLHPGQMIVIAARPAMGKSTLALDFARACSIKSNLPSVIFSLEMGRNEIAMRLLSAEARVALHHMRSGTMTDEDWTRLARRMPDVSAAPLYIDDSPNLSMMEIRAKCRRLKQRADLQLVVIDYLQLMQSGGSRRPESRQQEVSDMSRNLKLLAKELEVPVIALSQLNRGPEQRTDKKPMVSDLRESGSIEQDADMVILLHREDAYEKESPRAGEADLIVAKHRNGPTATITVAFQGHYSRFVDMANT, encoded by the coding sequence GTGAGCATCTCCGAGCCCATGGACGACCCCTGGGCCGACGCCGGTCCAGGCGACCGTCTGCCCGTCTCCCGGTCCCGCCGGAACGACGGCGGCGGCCGACGCGGCGACGACCAAGGCCAAAGCGACGGCCACAGCACCTGGGAAGGCGGCGGAGGCGGCTTCGAACGCGTCCCGCCCCAGGACCTCGACGCCGAACAGTCCGTCCTCGGCGGCATGCTCCTGTCCAAGGACGCCATCGCCGACGTCGTCGAAGTGATCAAGGGCCACGACTTCTACCGCCCCTCCCACGAGACGATCTACCAGGCGATCCTCGACCTCTACGCCAAGGGCGAGCCCGCCGACCCCATCACCGTCGGCGCCGAACTCACCCGCCGCGGCGAGATCGCCAAGGTCGGCGGCGCCGCCTACCTGCACACCCTCGTGCAGTCCGTGCCGACCGCGGCCAACGCCGAGTACTACGCGGAGATCGTCCACGAGCGGGCCGTCCTGCGCCGGCTCGTCACCGCCGGTACGAAGATCACGCAGATGGGTTATGCCGCCGACGGAGACGTCGACGAGATCGTCAACAGCGCCCAGGCCGAGATCTACGCCGTCACCGAGCAGCGGACCTCCGAGGACTACCTGCCGCTCGGCGACATCATGGAAGGCGCACTCGACGAGATCGAGGCCATCGGATCCCGCAGCGGACAGATGTCCGGCGTACCGACCGGCTTCACCGACCTCGACTCGCTGACCAACGGCCTGCACCCCGGCCAGATGATCGTCATCGCCGCCCGACCCGCCATGGGCAAGTCCACCCTCGCCCTCGACTTCGCCCGTGCCTGCTCCATCAAGAGCAATCTGCCGAGCGTGATCTTCTCCCTCGAAATGGGGCGCAACGAGATCGCGATGCGCCTGCTGTCGGCGGAGGCCCGGGTCGCCCTGCACCACATGCGCTCCGGCACGATGACCGACGAGGACTGGACCCGGCTGGCACGCCGCATGCCCGACGTGTCCGCGGCGCCGCTCTACATCGACGACTCGCCCAACCTGTCGATGATGGAGATCCGCGCCAAGTGCCGTCGGCTCAAGCAGCGCGCCGACCTCCAGCTCGTCGTCATCGACTACCTGCAGCTGATGCAGTCCGGCGGCTCCCGGCGGCCCGAGAGCCGCCAGCAGGAAGTCTCGGACATGTCGCGAAACCTCAAGCTCCTCGCCAAGGAGCTGGAGGTCCCGGTGATCGCGCTCTCGCAGCTGAACCGTGGCCCCGAGCAGCGCACGGACAAGAAGCCGATGGTGTCCGACCTGCGTGAGTCGGGCTCCATCGAGCAGGACGCCGACATGGTGATCCTGCTGCACCGCGAGGACGCCTACGAGAAGGAGTCCCCGCGGGCCGGCGAAGCCGACCTGATCGTCGCCAAGCACCGTAACGGCCCGACTGCGACGATCACCGTCGCGTTCCAGGGCCACTACTCGCGCTTCGTGGACATGGCCAACACGTAG
- a CDS encoding sensor histidine kinase — MTSRTVRDRFADIGFFLFAAAFSVASSEEVLVGTDLSETQLFYDQLVGALACASLFLRRRWPVPLALALPVVGTWSHFATGPIMVALFTVACLRPLRVSRWVGGLALAPLVVFLWGRPDPDLPRTWSAIVYFALVAASFGWGLYVRSRRQLVAELRRRAEQAEEAARRQAREDVAREMHDVLAHRLSLLSVHAGALEYNRGASPEEVRRAAAVIRDSAHQALEDLREIIGVLRSPGGEDGDRPQPTVGDLERLVGESREAGLRVVLVLPEGDLAGVSAVVGRTAYRVVQEGLTNVRKHAPDAEVTVTVGGLPGRGLELELRNAVPVRGSGAGGPGVGGAVGIPGAGQGLNGLAERVELAGGRLEHGGWGGDFRLYAWLPWSA, encoded by the coding sequence ATGACCAGCCGGACCGTTCGTGATCGTTTCGCCGACATCGGCTTCTTCCTCTTCGCGGCCGCGTTCTCGGTGGCCAGCTCCGAGGAGGTGCTGGTGGGGACGGACCTGTCGGAGACGCAGCTGTTCTACGACCAGCTGGTCGGGGCGCTGGCGTGTGCGTCGCTGTTCCTGCGGCGGCGGTGGCCGGTTCCGCTGGCACTGGCGCTGCCGGTGGTGGGCACGTGGTCGCATTTCGCGACGGGGCCGATCATGGTGGCGCTGTTCACCGTGGCGTGTCTGCGTCCGCTGCGGGTGAGCCGGTGGGTCGGCGGGCTCGCGCTCGCGCCGCTCGTGGTGTTCCTGTGGGGCCGCCCCGATCCGGATCTGCCGCGCACCTGGTCGGCGATCGTGTACTTCGCCCTGGTCGCCGCGTCGTTCGGCTGGGGGCTGTACGTACGGTCGAGGCGGCAGCTGGTGGCCGAACTGCGGCGGCGGGCGGAGCAGGCCGAGGAGGCGGCGCGGCGGCAGGCGCGGGAGGACGTGGCGCGGGAGATGCACGACGTGCTGGCCCACCGGCTGTCGTTGCTGAGCGTCCATGCCGGGGCGCTGGAGTACAACCGGGGAGCCTCGCCGGAGGAGGTGCGGCGGGCGGCCGCGGTGATCCGCGACAGTGCGCACCAGGCGTTGGAGGACCTGCGGGAGATCATCGGTGTGCTGCGGTCGCCGGGTGGCGAGGACGGGGACCGGCCGCAGCCGACGGTGGGTGATCTGGAGCGGCTTGTCGGGGAGTCGCGGGAGGCGGGGCTGCGGGTGGTGCTGGTGCTGCCGGAGGGAGATCTGGCGGGGGTGTCGGCGGTGGTGGGCCGGACGGCCTACCGGGTGGTGCAGGAGGGGCTGACGAACGTGCGCAAGCATGCGCCGGATGCCGAGGTCACGGTGACGGTGGGCGGGCTGCCGGGGCGGGGTCTGGAGCTGGAGCTGCGCAATGCGGTGCCGGTGCGCGGGTCGGGTGCGGGAGGTCCGGGTGTGGGCGGTGCGGTGGGGATTCCGGGGGCGGGGCAGGGGCTGAACGGGCTGGCGGAGCGGGTGGAGCTGGCGGGTGGGCGGCTTGAACACGGCGGGTGGGGTGGGGACTTCCGGTTGTACGCGTGGCTACCGTGGTCGGCGTGA
- a CDS encoding response regulator transcription factor: MSADIRVLLVDDDPLVRSGLRLMLGGAPDIEVVAEASDGSEVEPLVALHAPDVVLMDIRMPTVDGLAATEALRGRPGAPEVIVLTTFNTDEHVVRAMRAGAAGFVLKHTPPPEIVAAVRKVAAGEPVLSPAVTRQLMAQVSGGGRSRAAEARARLAVLADREREVAVAVGAGKSNAEIAAELFMSVPTVKTNVSRILAKLGLNNRVQIALLVNDAGEVG; the protein is encoded by the coding sequence GTGAGTGCTGACATCAGGGTTCTGCTGGTCGATGACGATCCGCTGGTCCGTTCCGGGCTGCGGCTGATGCTGGGGGGTGCGCCGGACATCGAGGTGGTGGCGGAGGCTTCGGACGGGAGCGAGGTGGAGCCGCTGGTGGCGCTGCACGCGCCGGATGTGGTGCTGATGGACATCCGGATGCCGACGGTGGACGGGCTGGCGGCGACCGAGGCGCTGCGGGGGCGGCCGGGGGCGCCCGAGGTGATCGTGCTGACCACGTTCAACACGGACGAGCATGTGGTGCGGGCGATGCGTGCGGGGGCGGCGGGGTTCGTGTTGAAGCACACGCCGCCGCCGGAGATCGTGGCGGCGGTGCGGAAGGTGGCGGCCGGGGAGCCGGTGCTGTCGCCGGCGGTGACGCGGCAGTTGATGGCGCAGGTGTCGGGTGGTGGGCGGTCGCGGGCGGCTGAGGCGCGGGCTCGGCTGGCGGTGCTGGCGGACCGGGAGCGGGAGGTGGCGGTGGCGGTGGGTGCGGGGAAGTCGAATGCGGAGATCGCCGCGGAGCTGTTCATGAGTGTGCCGACGGTGAAGACGAATGTGTCGCGGATCCTGGCGAAGCTGGGGTTGAACAACCGGGTGCAGATCGCGTTGCTGGTGAACGACGCGGGAGAAGTCGGATGA
- a CDS encoding serine hydrolase domain-containing protein yields the protein MTYVPEELLPATRRALLHRLAVAQSEGRAPSVVAAVVRGGRTVWEGSRTSVEGHGPDGGVQYRVGSITKTFTAVLVLRLRDEGLLSLSDPLEKHLPGTTAGEVTIAQLLCHSAGLAAETPGEWWERSSSALRPGLAEVLGEEPFRHEPGRRHHYSNPGYTLLGSLVEAVRGRPWEEVLRTEVLEPLGLDRTSAHPQAPHAGGWAVHPWADVLMPEPLEDLGLMAPAGQLWSTTADLARFAVFLARGDDRVLSARSVREMRTPAVPAEAGSPQAGYGLGLQVLDEGGRVMFGHSGSLPGFVAGLWVSEADDLAAVVLANCTSGLPASGVAVDLVRIVAEAEPRIPEPWRPLPVAEADPAVVAITGIWYWGTSPNVLRLLPGGELSLGPVGPVGRGARFRSGPDGTWIGLTGYHAGECLRVVRRADGSVEHLDLGSFVFTREPYDPEAGVPGGVDPQGWRGLDQ from the coding sequence ATGACTTATGTGCCTGAAGAGCTTCTGCCGGCCACGCGCCGGGCCCTGCTGCACCGGCTTGCCGTCGCCCAGTCGGAGGGGCGTGCCCCGTCGGTCGTCGCCGCTGTCGTGCGGGGTGGGCGGACGGTGTGGGAGGGGTCGCGTACGTCGGTGGAGGGGCATGGCCCGGACGGCGGGGTGCAGTACCGGGTGGGTTCCATCACGAAGACGTTCACGGCGGTGCTGGTGCTGCGGTTGCGGGACGAGGGGCTGCTGAGCCTGTCGGATCCGTTGGAGAAGCACCTGCCGGGTACGACGGCGGGTGAGGTGACCATCGCTCAGTTGCTGTGCCACAGTGCCGGGCTGGCGGCGGAGACGCCGGGTGAGTGGTGGGAGCGGTCGTCGAGTGCGTTGCGGCCGGGGTTGGCGGAAGTGCTGGGCGAGGAGCCGTTCCGGCATGAGCCGGGGCGTCGGCACCACTACTCCAATCCCGGTTACACGCTGCTGGGTTCGCTGGTCGAGGCGGTGCGGGGGCGGCCGTGGGAGGAGGTGCTGCGGACCGAGGTGCTGGAGCCGCTGGGGCTGGACCGGACGAGTGCGCATCCGCAGGCCCCGCATGCGGGTGGTTGGGCGGTGCATCCGTGGGCGGATGTGTTGATGCCGGAGCCGCTGGAGGATCTGGGGCTGATGGCGCCGGCCGGTCAGTTGTGGTCCACGACGGCGGATCTTGCCCGCTTCGCGGTGTTCCTGGCGCGGGGTGACGACCGGGTTCTGAGTGCGCGGAGCGTGCGGGAGATGCGGACGCCTGCGGTGCCGGCGGAGGCGGGGTCGCCGCAGGCCGGGTACGGGCTGGGGCTGCAGGTCCTGGACGAGGGCGGCCGGGTGATGTTCGGGCACAGTGGTTCGCTGCCGGGTTTCGTGGCGGGTCTGTGGGTGAGCGAGGCGGACGATCTGGCGGCGGTGGTGCTGGCCAATTGCACGTCGGGGCTGCCTGCTTCGGGGGTTGCGGTCGATCTGGTGCGGATCGTCGCGGAGGCCGAGCCGCGGATTCCGGAGCCGTGGCGGCCGCTTCCGGTGGCGGAGGCGGATCCGGCGGTGGTGGCGATCACGGGGATTTGGTACTGGGGGACTTCGCCGAACGTGCTGCGTCTGCTGCCGGGTGGGGAGCTGTCGTTGGGGCCGGTGGGGCCGGTGGGGCGCGGTGCGCGGTTCCGGTCGGGTCCGGACGGGACGTGGATCGGGCTGACCGGCTACCACGCGGGTGAGTGTCTGAGGGTGGTGCGGCGGGCGGACGGTTCGGTGGAGCACCTGGATCTGGGGTCGTTCGTGTTCACGCGTGAGCCGTACGACCCGGAGGCGGGTGTCCCGGGTGGGGTGGATCCTCAGGGGTGGCGCGGCCTGGATCAGTGA